Part of the Nicotiana sylvestris chromosome 5, ASM39365v2, whole genome shotgun sequence genome is shown below.
TATTGTAAGGTGGACTCGAGTATATGGTTGCAGAGTAGTGGTAGCTTTGATAAAAAGGGTGACATTGTTCACAAGCTGGTGGGAGGAAGTCCAATGGAGTAAAAATTGGATGGCTTACCAGAAATCAGAATAACTATTTAcccatttaatgtataatatTTTGATAAAGGAAAAACCTTCGATATTTAAACACAGCCAAGCACAGATACCCAAACTGATATATACCAAATGGAGCACGTAATCTTCTTTCTGCTTAGTTACAAAATGAGGTAAATGAATTTCCATTATCCTAAGGAAATTCTCAGCCTATGAGAACTAAAACATGCAGTTTTttatttacaatttttttttctttatcattTGTGTCTAAAATCTAAGATAGTAGCAAAAATCAAGACATATAAGAAGCACCATAGTAGTGTTAGGATTTGCCCTGAATTTCTAATCTATTAGGACTCTCTTTCTTGAAGGAATGAAAAAGACTCCTAAAAAGATTAAATCTCCTTAACATGTCTTATCCTTTTCTTGGAAGACAAGTTTTGCACAACTATAAATTAAGGATCTCTGCTTCTCATaagaacacaaaaaaaaaatccacaaTGTAGTCATTAAAGAGTTTTGTTTAGGGGGAGATCTTTCTCTcattagtttttcttcttttatattaGTTTTATCATATGTAGATCAATTGACCAAACCATTATAACCTATTATGCTTAGTTTagtatatttttcttttgtcgtcTGATTTATCGTCCACCAAGCTTTGTATTGTTAGTTTCTGCATGCATCATGTTATTTCAAtcccaacaagtggtatcagagccaatgGTTCAGAGTCAACAGTTGAACGAGGTTGAAGACATATTCAATGCATGTTTAGATCAACATGCTACATGTCGAGATAAATttacaatcacaattgtattcaAAACGCCTGTTGCTGCATCTCTCTTTTTAACCTATATTTTGGCCACTTTTAACCAATACCAGTTTTAAGTCATGCCTACTTGCAATCTATGAGTTCCAGTGTCAGTTTTAACTCACGCTTCTTTTTAATGCATGAGCTTCTTTTACCCCATGTTTATTCTTAACACGTGGGCTTCTTTTAACCCATACTTGGGTTTCTTTTAACCAATACAAAGATTTTCAACCTATACCGATTTTTAATCATGGCAAGCAACAGTGATGAAGATTATATGAAGAAGGTGAATCAACTTTGTCAAGAAAATTCAGGCCAAGGGGAGATTGTTAGGATTTGCTCTGAATTTCTAATCTATTAGGACTCTCTTTCTTGAAGGAATGGAAAAAGACTCCTAAAAAGATTAAATCTCCTTAACATGTCTTATCCTTTTCTTGGAAGACAAGTTTTGCACATCTATAAATTAAGGATATCTGTTTCTCATAAGAACACAAAAAAAAATCCACAATGTAGTCATTAAAGAGTTTTGTTTAGGAGGAGATCTTTCTCTcgttagtttttcttcttttatattaGTTTTATCATATGTAGATCAATTGACCAAACCATTATAAACTATTATGCTTAGTTTagtatatttttcttttgtcgtcTGATTTATCGTCCACCAAGCTTTGTATTTTTAGTTTCTGCATGCATCATATTATTTCGATCCCAACAAGTAGAACAGAATAGCAAGTATATGTATGACTATAATACAAAACAAGATAAAAGAATAAGAGAAGGATCCAAACCTTATCAGCCTTCTCTTTCTCAGCTTTCTCTCGCTTTGCCTTCTGCTTAGCCTTCTCCAGTCTCTCCCTTTCCATTTTCTATtcacaccaaaaaaaaaacatgaataACCTAGCACGAACTTACATCATATTTCAAAAGGAGAACACATCAATCAAATTCGCTCCAACCCCAACTATTCGGAGTCAATGCCAATGTTTTAAAAGCGAAAAGCTCAAAATAACGACAACGTCCTTGGCGTTTGAAGCAAAAATCAAGAAGTGAAGCACTTGCTTCTTTGAACTAAAGCTGATAACTATAGAAAAGTAAAAATACTAAGCATGTATGAATTTAGTACTATAAGAATCAACTTACGATTAAAACAACTAATCTTAACATCCAATACAATAATGTTGATATTAATCAAATTTCTCAAAGCTGAGATTCAAAGAGCCGACTGCTTTTTCTTAGGATAATTTGCTGTCATTGTTTGAAGTACACATTTCCCAGAAGAGGATGAAGATAACCTGTTGCTTTGCATCGTTTTCATAGCTTCGGAAGCGGTGACTTTTAATAGCACAATCTATTATTTATAGTAACGAGGTATTATTTTACACACACataatatacatatatgtatgtatgcatgTCTATAATTTTATAGTAATTGATTTACACTCTCATAATCATACACATACATATGTGCGTGCGCATATCAGGTCCGAGCTGAAAGTAGTGAATTCTGTCTATGAATGATTAGATCCGCCTATTTTCAGGTCAACTATATAAATCATCTATATCCATTTCACTCTATTTTTCGAGCACAATCCATTGAAATAGTAATTGAAAACAAAAAACACATATATtacgaaaaatgaaaaagaaaaaagggaaaagatgAGGACCTGAATGTAAATGGTCTCTTGAGCACGTTCTTCTTCGCCGAGGACACGACCTTTGCCGTCACTGAAGTAGCGAAGGCCTGAAATGGATGATCGCTGAGCTGCGCTACTGGTTTCCATTAAACGACGGAGTCCAGTGCGTGAAACGACAGATTTCATTGCCATCTTTTTTCCTCCTAGATCACTTGTAGTTTGTAGAAAAAGTCTATTGAACCAACCCTAAGGGTCACAGGCCTTTGGCACGATCTTATGGAGGACAAAGAAGTGGGTCCAGTTTTCTGACCGGGTTTTCGGGTTATGGATAAGATGGATTTATTGTTGGTTTTGGGCCTCTAAATTTGGCCCATCAAGTTTTGCTCTGTGATTATTATAGGACTTTTACATGATTAGCCAGGCTGAATAAGAAAATTACACAACTCTACCCATT
Proteins encoded:
- the LOC104242150 gene encoding uncharacterized protein At2g27730, mitochondrial-like, with translation MAMKSVVSRTGLRRLMETSSAAQRSSISGLRYFSDGKGRVLGEEERAQETIYIQKMERERLEKAKQKAKREKAEKEKADKKAEEEGHKS